In the Geobacter sp. FeAm09 genome, one interval contains:
- a CDS encoding cytochrome b/b6 domain-containing protein, producing the protein MKHTEQVYLTPMPVRIWHWLNAFGIVTLCVTALQIRFPEYVNIFGTYKAAIRLHNTAGVVVSISYALWLVYYMFVAGTLLKLYVPTLEDIKHGLFRQAFFYFFYYFLGRPNPHHSTPDCKFNPMQKAAYLMIMLVLLPLVILSGVILMYITPLREIFMVIGGIKTLVSAHFLIACCFCAFLFVHIYLATLGHTPFAHFKPMWDGWEEEEVEDETEPATLAAAEAGPTTPAAAGEPSSPGGPHAW; encoded by the coding sequence ATGAAACATACGGAACAGGTCTACCTCACCCCCATGCCGGTCAGGATCTGGCACTGGCTGAACGCCTTCGGCATCGTGACCCTCTGCGTCACCGCCCTGCAGATCAGGTTCCCCGAATACGTGAACATCTTCGGCACCTACAAGGCGGCCATCAGGCTCCACAACACCGCCGGCGTCGTGGTCTCCATCTCCTACGCCCTCTGGCTCGTCTACTACATGTTCGTGGCCGGCACCCTGCTCAAGCTCTACGTCCCGACCCTGGAGGACATCAAGCACGGGCTCTTCCGCCAGGCGTTCTTCTACTTCTTCTACTATTTCCTGGGGCGGCCCAACCCGCACCACAGCACCCCGGACTGCAAGTTCAACCCGATGCAGAAGGCCGCCTACCTGATGATCATGCTGGTGCTTTTGCCGCTGGTGATCCTTTCGGGGGTGATCCTGATGTACATCACCCCGCTGCGTGAGATCTTCATGGTGATCGGCGGGATCAAGACGCTGGTGAGCGCCCACTTCCTGATCGCCTGCTGTTTCTGCGCCTTCCTCTTCGTGCACATCTACCTGGCGACCCTGGGTCACACCCCCTTCGCCCACTTCAAACCGATGTGGGACGGCTGGGAGGAAGAGGAGGTCGAGGACGAAACGGAACCGGCAACCCTGGCCGCGGCCGAAGCCGGGCCGACAACGCCGGCCGCCGCCGGCGAACCATCATCTCCAGGAGGACCCCATGCGTGGTAA